The following are from one region of the Staphylococcus schleiferi genome:
- the argH gene encoding argininosuccinate lyase, whose product MSEKAWGGRFEEKPEAWVDAFNASIHFDQTLIDEDIQGSIAHATMLAHQKIITTEESQEIVRALKSIQQDFHNGKIEFQESLEDIHLNIEHELIQRIGSTGGKLHTGRSRNDQVATDMHLYTKKEVQIIIDMIHSFQQTILDLAEKHVDTIMPGYTHLQRAQPISFAHHIMTYFWMLERDQSRFQDALKRIDISPLGAAALSGTTYPIDRHETQELLNFKSLYENSIDAVSDRDYIVETLHHINLTMVHLSRLAEEIIFWSSEEAQFITLSDAFSTGSSIMPQKKNPDMAELIRGKVGRTTGHLVSMLVTLKGLPLAYNKDMQEDKEGLFDAILTLKGSLRIFEGMLSTMTVNEERLNTTVKQDFSNATELADYLVVKGVPFRDAHAIVGKIVLWCIQNKMYLLDVPLDIYQSHHESIESDIYQYLQPDEAVKRRTSYGSTGQEAVKHQLKVAHQCLTQKQ is encoded by the coding sequence ATGAGTGAAAAAGCCTGGGGCGGTAGATTTGAAGAAAAACCAGAAGCGTGGGTCGATGCGTTTAATGCATCCATTCACTTCGATCAAACGTTAATTGATGAAGACATCCAAGGAAGTATTGCACATGCGACAATGCTTGCTCATCAAAAAATTATTACAACCGAAGAAAGCCAGGAAATTGTGCGTGCATTAAAATCGATTCAGCAAGACTTTCATAATGGAAAGATAGAATTTCAAGAGTCATTAGAAGATATTCACTTAAATATCGAACATGAATTAATTCAACGTATCGGTTCTACGGGCGGAAAATTACATACAGGTCGTAGTAGAAATGATCAAGTCGCAACGGATATGCACTTATATACTAAAAAAGAAGTACAAATCATCATCGACATGATCCACTCATTTCAACAGACGATTTTGGATCTCGCTGAAAAGCATGTTGATACCATTATGCCTGGTTATACACACTTACAGCGTGCGCAACCTATTTCTTTTGCACATCATATCATGACCTATTTTTGGATGCTTGAAAGAGACCAATCACGCTTTCAAGATGCGCTTAAACGCATTGACATTTCACCTTTAGGGGCTGCTGCTTTAAGCGGTACTACTTATCCGATTGATCGTCATGAAACACAAGAACTGCTGAACTTTAAATCTCTGTATGAAAATAGCATCGATGCGGTGAGTGACCGAGACTATATTGTCGAGACTTTGCATCACATCAACTTAACTATGGTCCATTTATCACGTTTAGCTGAAGAAATCATTTTCTGGTCTTCTGAAGAAGCTCAATTTATTACTTTATCTGATGCTTTTTCTACTGGGTCATCCATTATGCCACAAAAGAAAAATCCAGATATGGCTGAATTGATTCGCGGTAAAGTTGGACGTACAACGGGTCACCTTGTAAGTATGTTGGTAACATTAAAAGGCTTGCCTCTTGCTTATAATAAAGACATGCAAGAAGATAAAGAAGGTTTATTTGATGCAATTCTTACCTTAAAAGGGTCGTTACGTATTTTTGAAGGTATGCTATCGACAATGACAGTGAATGAGGAGCGCTTAAACACCACTGTAAAACAAGACTTCTCCAATGCCACTGAATTAGCTGACTATCTTGTTGTCAAAGGTGTCCCTTTTAGAGATGCACATGCGATTGTTGGAAAAATTGTATTGTGGTGTATTCAAAATAAGATGTATTTATTAGATGTACCGCTCGACATTTATCAATCGCACCACGAAAGCATTGAATCTGATATTTATCAATACTTACAGCCAGATGAAGCGGTAAAAAGAAGAACAAGCTATGGCTCTACAGGCCAAGAAGCTGTTAAGCATCAACTCAAAGTTGCTCATCAGTGTTTAACTCAAAAGCAATAA
- a CDS encoding glycerophosphodiester phosphodiesterase yields MKKITTYIATTTLMSAMLLGSASYTAEASTSPQETPHQAKATPLSPSLHNVLNKPHVNIGHRGASGYAPEHTFASYDKSIKEMGADYLEIDLQMTKDGHLVAMHDETVNRTTNGKGRVNQYTLKALKKLDAGSWFNKAHPKLQNPQYVGQKVPTLDKIFKRYGHHANYYIETKSPNVYPGMEEKLLKKLHEYGLDHQCQLRNGKVVIQSFSSDSLKKIHHLNPNVPLIQLLNKGQLKHHYQQQVNNWQSYAVGLGPDYRDLNAQNTKALRQKGLYIHPYTVNNRQTMQRLNHYGVTGLFTNYPDVYRDVNQSTTTKQVKPSS; encoded by the coding sequence ATGAAAAAAATAACGACGTATATCGCCACTACCACTTTAATGTCAGCAATGCTTTTAGGATCAGCTTCCTATACTGCTGAAGCAAGCACATCACCACAAGAGACGCCTCATCAAGCGAAAGCAACCCCATTGTCTCCATCATTACATAATGTTTTAAACAAACCTCATGTCAATATCGGCCATCGTGGTGCGAGTGGCTATGCACCTGAACATACCTTTGCGTCTTATGATAAAAGCATCAAAGAAATGGGCGCTGATTACCTTGAGATTGACCTACAAATGACAAAAGACGGTCATCTTGTTGCGATGCATGATGAAACGGTCAATAGAACTACCAATGGTAAAGGACGCGTTAATCAGTATACACTTAAAGCGCTAAAAAAATTAGATGCAGGCAGTTGGTTTAATAAAGCACATCCTAAATTACAAAACCCGCAATATGTCGGCCAAAAGGTCCCTACTTTAGATAAAATATTTAAACGTTATGGCCACCATGCCAATTATTATATCGAAACAAAATCACCTAACGTTTATCCTGGTATGGAAGAAAAACTTCTAAAAAAATTGCATGAATATGGTTTAGACCATCAATGCCAATTGCGAAATGGAAAAGTTGTTATACAGTCTTTTTCATCAGACAGCTTGAAAAAAATACATCACCTCAATCCAAATGTCCCGCTGATTCAATTGTTAAATAAAGGACAACTAAAACATCATTATCAGCAGCAAGTAAACAACTGGCAAAGTTATGCAGTAGGTCTTGGTCCTGATTATAGAGATTTAAATGCTCAAAATACGAAAGCTTTACGACAAAAAGGTTTGTACATTCACCCATACACTGTTAATAATCGTCAAACGATGCAACGCTTAAATCATTATGGTGTGACAGGACTCTTTACGAACTACCCAGATGTCTATCGCGATGTAAATCAATCGACTACTACAAAACAGGTCAAACCTTCGTCATAA
- a CDS encoding Glu/Leu/Phe/Val family dehydrogenase, with product MAEKNNLVTSTQGIIKEAMHKLGFDDGMYELIKEPLRFLTVRIPVKMDDGTVKTFTGYRAQHNDAVGPTKGGVRFHPDVDEEEVKALSMWMTLKCGIVDLPYGGGKGGIVCDPRQMSIHEVERLSRGYVRAISQIVGPTKDIPAPDVFTNSQIMAWMMDEYSQMDAFNSPGFITGKPIVLGGSQGRDRSTALGVVIAIEEAAKRRGKTIKDSRIVIQGFGNAGSFLAKFLYDQGAKIVGISDAYGALHDPEGLDIDYLLDRRDSFGTVTNLFEDTISNKELFELDCDILVPAAIANQITSDNAADIKAEIVVEAANGPTTPSATKILTDRGVLLVPDVLASAGGVTVSYFEWVQNNTGYYWTEEEVNEKLREKLVNAFDTIYNLSQNRKIDMRLAAYIVGIKRTAEAARYRGWA from the coding sequence ATGGCTGAAAAAAATAATTTAGTGACGTCAACGCAAGGTATCATAAAAGAAGCAATGCATAAACTGGGTTTTGATGATGGTATGTACGAATTAATTAAAGAACCTTTACGTTTTTTAACTGTCCGTATTCCAGTCAAAATGGATGACGGTACAGTAAAAACTTTTACGGGTTATCGCGCACAACATAACGATGCTGTAGGACCTACTAAAGGGGGCGTACGCTTTCATCCTGATGTAGATGAAGAAGAAGTAAAGGCATTATCAATGTGGATGACATTGAAATGTGGCATTGTAGATTTACCATATGGTGGGGGTAAAGGTGGTATTGTCTGCGACCCACGTCAAATGAGTATTCATGAGGTAGAACGCTTGTCACGTGGCTATGTTCGTGCGATTTCACAAATTGTTGGACCAACAAAAGATATTCCAGCGCCAGATGTATTTACAAATTCACAAATCATGGCGTGGATGATGGACGAATACAGTCAAATGGATGCCTTTAACTCTCCAGGATTTATCACTGGGAAACCGATTGTTTTAGGGGGATCTCAAGGTCGAGATCGTTCAACAGCATTAGGTGTTGTTATCGCGATTGAAGAGGCTGCAAAACGTCGTGGTAAAACAATCAAAGATTCACGTATTGTCATTCAAGGTTTTGGTAATGCAGGTAGCTTCTTAGCGAAATTCTTGTATGATCAAGGTGCTAAAATCGTAGGTATCTCTGATGCATATGGTGCATTACACGATCCAGAAGGTTTAGACATTGATTATTTATTAGACCGTCGTGATAGTTTTGGTACGGTAACAAACTTATTTGAAGATACAATTTCTAATAAAGAGTTATTTGAATTAGATTGTGATATTTTAGTGCCTGCAGCAATTGCAAATCAAATCACATCTGATAACGCGGCTGATATTAAAGCTGAAATCGTTGTAGAAGCGGCAAATGGTCCAACAACACCATCTGCAACTAAAATATTGACAGATCGTGGTGTATTACTTGTGCCTGACGTATTAGCAAGTGCAGGTGGCGTAACGGTTTCTTACTTTGAATGGGTACAAAACAATACAGGTTACTACTGGACTGAAGAAGAAGTAAACGAAAAATTACGTGAAAAATTAGTGAATGCATTCGATACGATTTATAACTTATCTCAAAATCGTAAAATCGATATGCGTTTGGCAGCCTATATTGTAGGAATTAAACGTACCGCTGAAGCTGCACGTTACCGCGGTTGGGCATAA
- a CDS encoding ornithine--oxo-acid transaminase — protein MDTKSEKIIEKTNHYGAHNYLPLPIVISEAEGVWVKDPEGHRYMDMLAAYSAVNQGHRHPKIIQAVKEQADKVTLVSRAFHSDNLGEWYEKICQLSGKEKALPMNTGAEAVETALKAARRWAYEVKGIKPNEAEIIAMEGNFHGRTMAPVSLSSEKEYQRGYGPLLEGFQNVEFGNIAQLKAAINENTAAVLIEPIQGEAGINIPPEGYLKEVRDLCDEYNVLFIADEIQAGLGRTGKLFATDWDNVKPDIYILGKALGGGVLPISVVLADSEVLDVFTPGSHGSTFGGNPLACAASIAALDVIIDEDLPGRSLELGEYFKKALLEINHPAIKEVRGRGLFIGIELHENARPYCERLKEEGLLCKETHDTVIRFAPPLVITKEELDYAIEKVKKVFSEG, from the coding sequence ATGGATACAAAATCTGAAAAAATTATCGAAAAAACAAACCATTATGGTGCACACAACTATCTTCCTTTACCTATCGTGATCTCAGAAGCTGAAGGGGTTTGGGTTAAAGATCCTGAAGGTCATCGCTATATGGACATGCTAGCCGCATATTCAGCAGTAAATCAAGGACATAGACATCCTAAAATTATTCAAGCAGTAAAAGAACAAGCCGATAAAGTTACACTTGTGTCACGTGCATTTCACAGTGATAATTTAGGAGAATGGTATGAAAAAATATGCCAATTATCAGGTAAAGAAAAAGCATTACCTATGAATACCGGTGCAGAAGCGGTTGAAACCGCATTGAAAGCTGCACGACGTTGGGCTTATGAAGTCAAAGGGATTAAGCCAAATGAAGCGGAGATTATTGCGATGGAAGGGAATTTCCATGGTAGAACAATGGCGCCAGTTTCTTTATCATCAGAAAAAGAATATCAGCGCGGGTATGGCCCACTTTTAGAAGGTTTTCAAAATGTTGAATTTGGAAATATTGCGCAATTAAAAGCAGCAATCAATGAAAACACGGCAGCTGTATTAATTGAACCGATTCAAGGGGAAGCGGGTATTAATATTCCGCCTGAAGGCTATTTAAAAGAAGTTAGAGACTTGTGTGATGAGTATAACGTTCTTTTTATTGCTGATGAAATTCAAGCAGGTTTAGGGCGAACTGGTAAATTGTTTGCGACAGACTGGGATAATGTTAAACCAGATATTTATATTTTAGGTAAAGCATTAGGGGGCGGTGTTTTACCGATTTCGGTTGTATTGGCTGATAGCGAAGTACTGGATGTCTTTACACCAGGCTCACATGGTTCTACTTTTGGAGGCAATCCTTTAGCTTGTGCGGCTTCAATTGCTGCGCTTGATGTGATTATTGATGAAGACTTACCAGGTCGTTCATTAGAGTTGGGAGAATACTTTAAAAAGGCATTACTTGAAATCAATCATCCAGCGATTAAAGAGGTGCGAGGACGTGGCTTGTTTATAGGTATAGAACTGCATGAAAATGCACGTCCGTATTGTGAAAGACTTAAAGAAGAGGGACTGTTATGTAAAGAAACACATGATACAGTGATTCGATTTGCACCGCCATTAGTAATTACAAAGGAAGAATTGGACTATGCCATTGAAAAAGTGAAAAAAGTGTTTTCTGAGGGATAA
- the pruA gene encoding L-glutamate gamma-semialdehyde dehydrogenase codes for MIPYQHEPFTDFTKEENREAYFRALEKVESELGKEYPLIIGGERVFTEEKTRVYNPSNREETIGYVSKASQAHAEKALEAAKEAFKTWRTVDPKVRANILFRAAEITRKRKHEFSALLSKEGGKPWKEADADTAEAIDFMEYYGRQMLELKDGKHVHSRPGEYNQFDYLPVGVSVVISPWNFAYAIMAGTTSAPIVTGNTVLLKPSSNTPIISYKFMEVLEEAGLPKGVVNWIPGSSSEIGDFLIENKDVGLISFTGSKNVGKEIIQKAAVIQEGQNHIKRVIAEMGGKDAIVVDNEADLQIATDAIVYSAFGFSGQKCSACSRVIAHQDIYDELLERVKEAAEKIKVGNAAEPDTYVGPVIDQKSLDKIKKYIEIGKEEGRIVTGGNTDEEKGNFVYPTIIADLDPNSRIMQEEIFGPVVGFTKVKDFDEAIQVANDTEYGLTGGVISNNRMKLEQARRDFMVGNLYFNRGCTGAVVGYQPFGGFKMSGTDSKAGGPDYLVLHMQGRSVSEHL; via the coding sequence ATGATTCCATATCAACATGAACCATTTACAGATTTTACTAAAGAGGAAAATCGTGAGGCATATTTTCGAGCATTAGAAAAGGTGGAAAGTGAACTTGGAAAAGAGTATCCATTAATCATTGGAGGAGAACGTGTTTTTACAGAAGAAAAAACACGAGTTTACAACCCTTCTAATCGTGAAGAAACAATCGGTTACGTGTCTAAAGCGTCACAAGCGCATGCAGAGAAAGCGTTAGAAGCAGCGAAAGAAGCGTTCAAAACGTGGAGAACTGTAGATCCTAAAGTACGTGCAAATATTTTATTCCGAGCTGCAGAGATTACACGTAAACGTAAACACGAATTTTCTGCATTACTCTCTAAAGAGGGCGGTAAACCTTGGAAAGAAGCAGATGCAGATACAGCAGAAGCGATTGACTTCATGGAATATTATGGTCGACAAATGCTTGAATTAAAAGATGGTAAGCATGTTCATAGTCGTCCAGGCGAATACAATCAATTTGACTATTTACCAGTGGGTGTCAGTGTCGTGATTTCGCCATGGAATTTTGCATATGCTATTATGGCCGGGACAACTTCAGCGCCAATTGTAACTGGAAATACCGTATTGCTGAAGCCTTCATCCAATACACCTATTATCTCCTATAAATTTATGGAAGTTCTTGAAGAAGCAGGTTTACCAAAAGGGGTAGTTAACTGGATTCCTGGTTCATCAAGTGAGATTGGAGATTTCTTGATTGAAAATAAAGATGTAGGCTTGATTTCATTCACAGGTTCTAAAAATGTAGGTAAAGAAATTATTCAAAAAGCAGCTGTGATACAAGAAGGACAAAATCATATTAAACGTGTTATTGCTGAAATGGGTGGTAAAGATGCCATTGTAGTTGATAACGAAGCCGACTTACAAATTGCGACAGATGCTATTGTTTATTCCGCGTTTGGATTCTCTGGTCAAAAATGTTCAGCATGTTCTCGTGTCATTGCCCATCAAGATATTTACGATGAGCTGTTAGAACGTGTTAAAGAAGCAGCAGAAAAGATTAAAGTAGGTAACGCTGCAGAACCAGACACTTATGTAGGACCGGTTATCGATCAAAAATCATTAGATAAAATTAAAAAATATATCGAAATTGGTAAAGAAGAAGGACGTATCGTGACAGGTGGTAACACAGATGAAGAAAAAGGTAACTTTGTCTATCCAACGATTATTGCTGATTTAGATCCTAATTCACGTATCATGCAAGAAGAAATTTTTGGACCTGTCGTCGGTTTTACAAAAGTAAAAGATTTTGATGAGGCGATTCAAGTTGCCAATGATACAGAATACGGCTTAACAGGTGGTGTCATCTCAAATAACCGTATGAAACTAGAGCAAGCACGACGTGACTTCATGGTCGGTAACTTGTACTTTAACCGTGGTTGTACAGGTGCGGTTGTTGGCTATCAACCATTTGGTGGCTTTAAAATGTCAGGTACAGATTCTAAAGCAGGCGGACCAGATTATTTAGTCTTACACATGCAAGGTCGTTCAGTTTCAGAGCATCTCTAA
- the ygs gene encoding S1 domain-containing post-transcriptional regulator Ygs has product MLKRQYRVGQHVKVRVTGIQPYGAFVETPDSTEGLIHISEIMDDYVHNLKKLLSPGQIVKAKIISIDSNGKLNLSLKDNDYFKNYERRKGKYSVLDEIQETEKYGFQTLEERLPYWVKQSKKRMQYESK; this is encoded by the coding sequence ATGTTGAAAAGACAGTATCGTGTTGGACAACATGTCAAAGTGCGTGTGACTGGTATACAACCCTACGGCGCTTTCGTTGAGACCCCTGACAGTACTGAAGGACTTATTCATATATCCGAAATTATGGATGATTATGTGCATAATTTAAAAAAGCTTTTATCACCTGGTCAAATTGTGAAAGCAAAAATCATTTCCATTGATAGTAATGGAAAGCTAAATTTATCACTTAAAGATAATGATTACTTTAAAAATTATGAGCGTAGAAAAGGAAAATATTCAGTATTGGATGAAATTCAGGAAACTGAGAAATATGGGTTTCAGACTTTAGAAGAACGCTTGCCTTATTGGGTGAAACAGTCAAAAAAAAGAATGCAATATGAATCAAAATAA
- a CDS encoding cold-shock protein, translated as MNNGTVKWFNSEKGFGFIERENGDDVFVHFSAIVGDGYKSLEEGQSVDFDIVEGERGAQAANVVKM; from the coding sequence ATGAATAACGGTACAGTAAAATGGTTTAACTCAGAAAAAGGTTTCGGCTTCATTGAAAGAGAAAATGGAGACGACGTATTTGTACATTTCTCAGCAATCGTTGGAGATGGTTACAAAAGTTTAGAAGAAGGTCAAAGTGTTGACTTTGATATCGTTGAAGGCGAACGTGGCGCTCAAGCGGCGAACGTTGTTAAAATGTAA
- a CDS encoding FmdB family zinc ribbon protein yields the protein MPNYSYTCTNCGTFTIRQHISEQHETASCPSCQQIAKREFLAFQTYKMDANVKQRIEKGQQPRLVKKEDLPKKITQSPQVTRPWMAGH from the coding sequence ATGCCAAATTATTCTTATACATGTACGAACTGTGGTACTTTTACGATTCGGCAACACATTTCTGAGCAGCATGAAACTGCGTCATGTCCGTCGTGTCAGCAAATCGCCAAACGAGAATTTCTCGCCTTTCAAACGTATAAGATGGATGCGAATGTTAAACAACGTATTGAAAAAGGTCAACAACCGCGTCTTGTCAAAAAAGAAGATTTGCCTAAAAAAATCACTCAATCACCACAAGTTACACGACCGTGGATGGCAGGACATTAA
- the fmdA gene encoding formamidase encodes MPKKLFSIDLSKKMDQQAQPGHNRWHPDIPAAFSVEPGEAFRMECLDWTDGQISNNDDPSDIKYVNLNRVHVLSGPVYVNNVEPGDLLVVDILDVGAFPEHEWGFNGIFDKTNGGSFLVDHYPNAQKSIWDFQGIFASSRHVPGVEFAGVIHPGLIDVAPSHDMLAEWNKRERALVDTDPNREPPLANLPTEDAVVLGTLKGKDFDRVAKEGARTVPPRENGGNCDIKNLSKGSRIYFPVYVKGAKLSVGDLHFSQGDGEITFCGGIEMPGWIDLRVNVIKGGMEKYQIKKNPAFNPSPVLPNYSDYIVFEGISVNEFSGKQTYLDANTAYRNACLNAIEFLKTRGFTGEQAYMLLGSAPVQGTVAGIVDVPNACCTIAIPREIFKPGVLPEKDEF; translated from the coding sequence ATGCCGAAAAAGCTATTTAGTATTGATTTGAGTAAGAAAATGGATCAACAAGCACAACCTGGACACAATCGTTGGCACCCAGATATTCCAGCAGCGTTTTCAGTTGAGCCAGGTGAAGCGTTTCGTATGGAATGTTTAGACTGGACAGATGGGCAAATTTCAAATAATGATGATCCTAGTGATATTAAATATGTGAATCTCAACCGTGTTCATGTTTTAAGTGGTCCCGTTTATGTGAACAATGTCGAGCCAGGTGATTTGTTAGTCGTTGATATTTTGGATGTTGGTGCCTTTCCAGAACATGAATGGGGATTTAACGGTATTTTTGACAAGACAAATGGGGGGAGTTTTTTAGTCGACCATTATCCGAATGCACAGAAATCGATTTGGGACTTTCAAGGTATTTTTGCATCCAGCAGACACGTACCTGGTGTTGAATTTGCAGGTGTCATTCATCCTGGTTTAATTGATGTTGCACCCTCTCACGACATGCTAGCAGAGTGGAATAAAAGAGAACGAGCACTTGTGGACACTGACCCGAATCGAGAGCCTCCGCTTGCGAATTTACCTACTGAAGATGCGGTCGTACTTGGCACTTTAAAAGGAAAAGACTTTGATCGCGTTGCTAAAGAAGGGGCGCGTACAGTACCACCACGTGAAAACGGCGGGAATTGTGATATTAAAAACTTATCGAAAGGTTCGAGAATATATTTTCCAGTATACGTTAAAGGTGCAAAATTATCAGTAGGTGACTTGCATTTTTCACAAGGTGACGGTGAAATTACATTTTGTGGCGGTATCGAGATGCCTGGGTGGATTGATTTAAGAGTGAATGTGATTAAAGGGGGCATGGAAAAGTATCAAATTAAGAAGAATCCAGCGTTTAACCCAAGCCCTGTGCTGCCGAACTACTCGGACTATATAGTGTTTGAAGGCATTTCGGTCAATGAATTTTCAGGAAAACAAACATATTTAGATGCAAATACAGCTTATCGCAATGCTTGCCTGAATGCGATCGAATTTTTAAAAACACGTGGTTTTACAGGTGAACAAGCATACATGTTACTCGGATCAGCACCCGTGCAAGGAACTGTTGCAGGCATTGTTGACGTTCCGAACGCATGCTGTACGATAGCCATACCACGTGAAATTTTTAAACCAGGCGTCCTGCCAGAGAAGGATGAATTCTAA
- a CDS encoding peptidylprolyl isomerase gives MTNYPQLTKEIQENEIKVVMHTNKGDMTLKLFPDIAPKTVKNFIELAQKGYYDGITFHRVINDFMIQGGDPTGTGMGGESIYGGPFEDEFSMNAFNLYGALSMANAGPGTNGSQFFIVQMKELPAQMASQLEDGGWPKEIAEAYKEKGGTPWLDQKHTVFGQLVEGEATLEDIANVKVGAQDKPVYDVVIESIDVEE, from the coding sequence ATGACTAACTATCCACAATTGACAAAAGAAATACAAGAAAATGAAATTAAAGTTGTAATGCATACAAACAAAGGAGATATGACATTAAAACTATTTCCAGACATTGCACCTAAAACAGTGAAAAACTTCATTGAATTAGCACAAAAAGGCTATTACGATGGCATCACTTTCCACCGTGTCATTAATGACTTTATGATTCAAGGTGGAGACCCTACTGGAACAGGTATGGGTGGCGAAAGTATTTATGGTGGACCATTTGAAGACGAGTTCTCTATGAATGCATTTAACCTTTATGGTGCATTATCAATGGCGAATGCAGGACCAGGTACAAACGGCTCTCAATTTTTCATTGTACAAATGAAAGAACTTCCAGCTCAAATGGCGAGTCAACTTGAAGATGGCGGTTGGCCAAAAGAAATTGCTGAAGCCTATAAAGAAAAAGGTGGGACACCTTGGTTGGATCAAAAGCATACTGTTTTTGGACAACTTGTTGAAGGTGAAGCGACTTTAGAAGATATCGCAAATGTAAAAGTGGGTGCACAAGACAAACCTGTTTATGACGTTGTGATTGAATCTATCGATGTTGAAGAATAA
- the kapB gene encoding sporulation phosphorelay system protein KapB translates to MLYRFAHKTGVYVVKIVEEGSDQCLVQVLQVIKHPKQGDLHHPNEVEGVFFHERKALSLYEKRYTPQSRLKPFDGEVEDYTVTLQRAITNLETQLNELDTAYAHASLDCLTRLKTDYSRQYKINFV, encoded by the coding sequence ATGCTTTACCGATTTGCTCACAAAACGGGGGTTTATGTTGTAAAAATTGTTGAAGAAGGCTCAGACCAATGTTTAGTTCAAGTATTACAAGTTATTAAACATCCTAAACAAGGTGACCTTCATCATCCGAATGAAGTGGAAGGTGTATTTTTCCACGAGCGTAAAGCTTTGAGTTTGTACGAAAAAAGATACACACCACAAAGTCGATTGAAACCTTTTGACGGAGAAGTTGAAGACTACACCGTAACATTACAACGTGCAATCACTAACTTGGAAACACAACTCAATGAATTGGATACCGCTTATGCGCATGCATCTTTAGATTGTTTAACACGTTTAAAGACCGATTATTCACGTCAGTATAAAATAAATTTTGTTTAA